A stretch of DNA from Candidatus Bathyarchaeota archaeon:
TAATAGTTATACGGAAAACGTTATGTTTGAGCAGTCAAACAATCAGAAATCGTTAAATTTTTCCGTAACTCTACTAGTTGTGGAGTAACAATAATGGACACTGTAGATAAAGAGATAATCGAAATTCTCAAACGCGATGGTCGAGCCACTTACAGTAACATTGGCAAAAAGGTTGATTTATCTGAAGGTGCAGTTCGTAAACGGATAAAAGCTCTTGTTGATTCGGGGGCTATACGGGGTTTTACTGTTAGAGTTGGCCTCACCGAAGGGGCAGAGGCTATAGCTCTTCTTGCTGTTGATCCGTCTTTGCCGACGTCTGGTGTTTCTCAGGCTTTGAGGCAGTTTTCTAATGTTGAAACTGTGTATGAAATTACTGGGGAATATGATATTGCAGTTACCATATCTGGCTTGAATATTACTGAAGTCAATGAATGTCTCGA
This window harbors:
- a CDS encoding Lrp/AsnC family transcriptional regulator yields the protein MDTVDKEIIEILKRDGRATYSNIGKKVDLSEGAVRKRIKALVDSGAIRGFTVRVGLTEGAEAIALLAVDPSLPTSGVSQALRQFSNVETVYEITGEYDIAVTISGLNITEVNECLEKIRRLKGIANTNTMIVLRTW